A portion of the Bacillus thuringiensis genome contains these proteins:
- a CDS encoding sigma 54-interacting transcriptional regulator: MKRIDLIFNAIQEGNYTEGVTASELATFLQLDRANVSSDLNKLVKDKRLLKTNTRPVRFYIETNTSLETHSKEVTSLDTFAIENTSLKIAIEKAKASILYPPNGMHTLLLGETGVGKSMFASLMHEYAIEVEQLPKNAPFIVFNCADYANNPQLLLGQLFGIKKGAYTGASDQKGLIEKAHEGILFLDEVHRLPPEGQEMLFTFIDRGVYRRLGETENERKAQVLIITATTEEPNSFLLKTFTRRIPMTVTLPPLRERTHKERFALLQLFFTNEAIRLRKEIHVSPNAMRAFVFYNCPNNIGQLKTDVQIACAKAYSDFVTKKRDSVYVSSTDLPWYMKEGLFIERKSRHLYQIPNETFVFTGDEGWSNHKTEDEKRSSIYDYIDYKYEELQARGIEEEELELLIENDVQSFFVQYFNQISKKTSHENVFKIVDRNIVSVCEKIAELAEKHLSKTFDEKVFLALSLHVQTTLQRLQSGKQIHHPQLNQIRTKYKEAFSVAMQGIQLLEEELQITMPIDEAGFLTMFFVVDPIPASQTEVKVLILAHGNGIATEMANVANELLGIEEVTGIDMPLHESPKDFLERVKVYMKTLQNVNGLLLLVDMGSLAYIGDILETEFKIPVRVLSMTSTPHALEAARKAQLGYSLDALYETVKNLTPFYLNVQEEKKKPLSPMKSVILTACLTGEGSALAIQKMLENYLRFDKDLIEIIPISIVHEKDLTKMIENIKKERNIICIVTNFDVQVPCLTYHFQDIVNYTAIQPIQELITYEETYAKMADILEQQMQRNDGALLIKTIRYALNTIQELISLQLTPDSLMGVILHMSCMVDRLQKGESLLPHPDKEKRRQDEYWMYMKVKKALQPIENTFEIQIPDDEVFYVMDFFIKNQPVKN, from the coding sequence CATTTCTGCAACTAGATCGCGCTAATGTAAGTAGCGACTTAAACAAACTTGTAAAAGATAAACGTTTATTAAAAACAAATACGCGTCCTGTTCGTTTTTATATCGAAACGAACACTTCGTTGGAAACGCATTCAAAAGAAGTAACTTCATTAGATACATTTGCAATTGAAAATACGAGCCTTAAAATCGCAATTGAAAAAGCGAAAGCTTCTATTCTCTACCCTCCAAACGGTATGCATACTTTACTACTAGGAGAAACAGGGGTCGGAAAGTCTATGTTTGCTTCTTTAATGCACGAATATGCAATTGAAGTTGAACAGCTTCCCAAAAATGCACCATTTATTGTCTTTAACTGTGCTGATTACGCAAACAATCCACAACTACTACTCGGACAGTTATTTGGGATTAAAAAAGGGGCTTACACAGGTGCGAGTGATCAAAAAGGATTAATTGAAAAAGCTCATGAAGGGATTCTTTTCTTAGATGAAGTACATCGTCTGCCTCCAGAGGGACAAGAAATGCTCTTCACCTTTATTGACCGCGGAGTATACCGCCGCCTTGGAGAAACAGAAAACGAACGTAAAGCACAAGTATTAATCATTACTGCAACAACAGAAGAACCAAATTCATTTTTATTAAAAACATTTACAAGACGTATACCGATGACTGTTACGCTGCCACCACTTCGTGAGCGTACACATAAAGAGCGCTTTGCTTTACTACAGCTATTTTTCACAAATGAAGCAATTCGTCTGCGAAAAGAAATTCATGTTAGCCCAAATGCAATGCGTGCTTTCGTCTTTTATAATTGTCCCAATAACATCGGTCAATTAAAAACGGATGTACAAATCGCCTGTGCGAAAGCCTATTCTGACTTCGTGACAAAGAAACGTGATTCTGTCTATGTTTCAAGTACAGACTTACCTTGGTATATGAAAGAAGGGCTGTTCATTGAAAGAAAGAGCCGTCACTTATACCAAATACCAAATGAAACATTTGTATTTACAGGTGATGAAGGTTGGAGTAATCATAAAACAGAAGATGAAAAACGCTCTTCTATTTATGATTATATTGATTATAAATACGAAGAACTTCAAGCACGTGGTATTGAAGAGGAAGAATTAGAATTACTAATAGAAAATGATGTTCAAAGCTTTTTCGTACAATATTTTAACCAAATATCAAAAAAAACAAGCCATGAAAATGTTTTTAAAATTGTGGATCGTAATATCGTTTCCGTATGTGAAAAAATAGCGGAACTTGCTGAAAAGCATTTATCTAAGACATTTGATGAAAAAGTATTTCTCGCTTTAAGCTTACATGTACAGACAACTCTACAACGTTTACAAAGTGGAAAACAAATACATCACCCGCAATTAAATCAAATTCGTACGAAATATAAAGAAGCCTTTTCCGTCGCTATGCAAGGCATTCAACTACTGGAAGAAGAATTACAAATAACAATGCCTATTGATGAAGCTGGCTTTTTAACAATGTTCTTCGTTGTTGATCCAATTCCTGCCTCACAAACAGAAGTAAAAGTATTAATATTAGCACACGGTAATGGCATCGCAACTGAAATGGCAAACGTTGCAAACGAACTTCTCGGCATTGAGGAAGTAACCGGTATTGATATGCCGTTACACGAATCACCGAAAGATTTCTTAGAGCGTGTAAAAGTGTATATGAAAACACTACAAAATGTAAATGGGCTTCTCTTACTTGTTGATATGGGGTCACTTGCTTATATCGGTGACATATTAGAAACGGAGTTCAAAATTCCTGTACGTGTTCTCTCGATGACGAGCACACCACATGCACTAGAAGCAGCTCGAAAAGCTCAGCTCGGTTATTCATTAGATGCGCTATATGAAACAGTAAAAAATTTAACACCGTTTTACTTAAACGTACAAGAAGAAAAGAAAAAACCTCTCTCTCCAATGAAATCTGTTATTTTAACAGCTTGTTTAACTGGTGAAGGAAGTGCTTTAGCTATTCAAAAAATGTTAGAGAACTATTTACGATTTGATAAAGACTTAATTGAAATTATTCCGATTAGTATCGTCCATGAAAAAGATTTAACGAAAATGATCGAGAACATAAAAAAAGAGCGTAACATCATTTGTATCGTCACGAATTTCGATGTGCAAGTACCATGCTTAACATATCATTTCCAAGACATCGTAAACTACACAGCAATTCAGCCCATTCAAGAATTAATTACGTATGAAGAAACATATGCAAAAATGGCGGATATTCTTGAACAACAAATGCAGCGTAACGATGGGGCATTACTGATCAAAACAATTCGTTACGCATTAAATACAATCCAAGAATTAATTTCCTTACAGCTAACTCCTGATAGCTTAATGGGTGTTATTCTGCATATGAGCTGTATGGTTGACCGTCTTCAAAAAGGAGAAAGCCTTCTTCCTCATCCTGATAAAGAGAAAAGAAGACAAGATGAATACTGGATGTATATGAAAGTAAAAAAAGCATTGCAACCAATTGAAAATACATTTGAAATACAAATACCAGATGACGAAGTATTTTACGTTATGGACTTCTTTATTAAAAATCAACCTGTGAAAAATTAA